The bacterium nucleotide sequence CGGAAGAGGCCCGCCAGATTTTCATCCGCTCCGCCCTGGTGGAGGGGGAAGTCAAGGAGAAATTCTTCTTTCTGGAGCACAATCAGCACCTTATGGACAGCATCGAAGAGTGGGAGGAGAAGACCCGACGCAGGGACATGCTGGTCGATGACGAGACCCTTTTCCAGTTTTATGCCGAAAGGATCTCAGAGCCGATCAGCGATGTGCGGACCTTCATCCGGTGGCTGAAGGACCGGGGGGGAGATGAATTTTTGCGGATGAAGCCGGAGGACCTCCTGCGGATAGCTCCGGACGAGGAGGCAATCAGCCAGTTTCCCGACACCATCAGGATTGGAGGAATTCCCCTCCCCCTGACCTATCACTTTGAGCCCGGTCATGAAGAAGATGGTGTCACCCTCCATGTTCCGGCTTATCTTTTGCCGCAGATTCCAGCGCAGGCACTGAAATGGCTTGTGCCGGGGCTTCTTCCGGAAAAAATCAGCTATCTGCTGAAATCTCTGCCCAAGGCCTACCGAAAGCAGCTCATTCCGGTGCAGCAGACCGCGCAGCGGCTTTCCGAGCAACTGGCAGGCCACGCATCACAGGGGTCGGCCTCGCAGGCATATCAGGGATCGCTCTATGAGGCCCTTGAGCGGGCCATCCAGAAGGAGTATAACCTTTCCATCCCCCGAAGCGCCTGGCCTGAAGCTGACCTGCCGCCGCACCTTCGCCTCCGGCTGGTGGTGGAAGACAACCGGGGGAAGGTGCTCGGCCAGGGGAGAGACCTCTCCAGCCTGATTAAAACCGTGCCCCGGCAGCAGGAGGACAACCAGTGGAAGGATGCCTGCCGGAAGTGGGAGCGGGATGGCATCACCAGTTGGGATTTTGAAAACCTGCCCAAAGAGATCATCCTGAACCCGGATGACGCTGCTCCGCAGAGGACTGCCCCGAATACTCTCCCGAATACTGCCTTACATACTGTCCCGCCGCGCCTGGCTTACCCCGGCCTGGCAACTGCCAAAAGTCAGGTGCTCGATAACGACAGTGTCAGCCTTCGCCTTTTTCCCACACCGCAGGAAGCAGCCAAGGCGACCCGCACGGGACTGCTTGTCCTGTATGCGATTTCCTTTCGTGAGGAACTGCGGCAGTTGAAAAAAACCTGGGAGCCTCCGCTCAACTGGAAACGCTTTTTCCAGGCTCTCGGCAATCAGCAGACCTTCCAGGAAGTGCTCTTTACGAAAATCCTCCAGGGTATCTTTCCGGTTCAGGATGGCCGCATCCCCAGCCGGAAGGAATTTTTCGAGCACCTGGACCGGGTAAGAGGCAAACTGCTGTTCAAGGGCCGGTTGATCATGAGCAGATTGCAGGACCTTCTGATCGACTGGCAGGACACCGTAAGCTGCATAGCCCGCTTCCGCCGTCTGGCAGCCGGAAACGCTGTGCTTGGCCACCTGTTGCAGGAGATTGAGGCTGAAGTCGCCAGACTCCTTCCGCCCGACTTTCTGAGCCGTTATGAAATGGACCGTCTGGCCGAAATTCCCCGCTACCTTAAAGCCATCCGCATCCGGGCCGAGAGGGCCTATGCCTCACCGCACAAAGACCAGACCAAAGCCCAGCAACTGACCATCCACCAGACAAGGCTCAGGCAGGCACTGGCCATGCTGGACAATAGCGCCTCACCCAGCAAGGCGGAGCAGATCGAGGAATTCCGCTGGATGATCGAAGAGTTCAAGATTTCGCTCTTCGCCCCGGAGGTCGGCACCGCCTGCCCCGTATCAGCCAAACGGCTGGAGAAGAAGTGGGAGGAGATTACCGGGGGGTAAGGATGAGAGGGCGTGGAGGAGAGATGGATCATATACTTCTTGATAAAATATTAAAAATAGGCAATAATCCTGGAATAACATAACCTCTTACAAGAACTATCAATATGCTGACAACACTTAAGCTCGAACAGTTTAAAAACTTCAAAAAAGCAGACCTGCAGTTAGGCCCATTGACCGTATAATGGATTCGGAAATTCGGACAGCGGATTAAGTTACACTGGAGGCGGAATTGAGCTATACTGGAGCTGAAAGATAAGGAGGTCCGCAGATGGGTTTACGAACCAAACATACCCCAGTATTTAAAGCGAAAGTGGCCCTGGAAGCACTCAAGGAGGAGAAGACCTCAGCAGAGTTGGCTGGAGAGTACCAAGTGCATCCAGGACAGATAAGGAAATGGAAACAGATAGCCAAGGATGGGTTAGTAGGAATCTTCAACGGGAAAGAGAAGAGGGAAGATAAGGATAAGGCAGAATTGATTCAGCAGTTGTACCAGCAGATAGGTCAACTAAAGGTTGAACTGGACTGGCTTAAAAAAAAATCCGGCCTTAGCTCCTAGAGAAAAGGTGGATCTGGTTGACAGAGAAAACCCCGATCTATCAATCACCAGACAAGCTCAACTGTTGGGCGTGGCTCGATCCAGCATCTATTATCAACCCCAGATAGATGACTACCAACTGGAGCTGATGAAGCTAATTGATAAGCAGTATACCAAGACTCCTTGCTATGGCTCTCGAAAAATGGCAGCTATCCTGTAGGAGATACAAGCAGTTAATCCTTTTCCCAAAGGAGGAGGATACTCTACGCCGCGGCATGACTGGTGAAGGCGGAACCGGAACGAGTCTGCACGAGGAGCGGCAAGCGGTCACGGCATCAAACACAGGACGAGCCTTGGCACAAGACCTGATGGAGCGGGTTTGCGATCGAGCAAATCTTAACCAGGCATACAGACGTGTGAAAGCCAACGAGGGATCACCAGGAATAGATGGAATGAGGGTCGAAGACCTGGATGAGTGGTGCAGAACACACAAAGACGAGTTGATAGCCTCATGAGTGGATGGATCATACCAACCGCAACCCGTAAAGGGAGTGCAAATACCCAAGCCTGGAGGAGGAACGAGACAGTTGGGCATTCCGACGGCAGTAGACAGGCTGGTACAGCAAGCAATCTTGCAAGTGCTGGAACCTCTCTTTGATCCGATGTTCTCGGATTCAAGCTTTGGATTTCGTCCCCACCGCAGCGCACACGATGCATTACTCCAAGCAAGCAAATACGTTGAAGAAGGATACAGTATAGTGGTGGATTGCGACGTAGAGAAATTCTTCGATCGAGTCAACCACGATATCCTCATGGGACGCCTTGCCCGGCACATGGCGGATAAGAGGCTGTTGCGAATTATCCGCCGGTTTCTGCAAGCAGGGCTTATGCAGGAGGGAATATGTGTCGAGCGCTATGAGGGCACACCACAAGGAGGGCCACTCTCACCACTGCTGGCCAATATTCTGCTGGATGACCTGGACAAGGAACTGGATACGAAGGAAACTTCGGTGTGTGCGCCTGAAGCAATGCAAACGGACGAAAACAATAGCGGAATTTCTCCAGGAATACGGAGTGAGAGAGGACTCAGCATGGAGATTAGCACTCTCAGGAAAGGGATGGTGGCGGCTGGCTGACACCCCACAAGCTCACCGAGCCATGTCAAATGAATGGTTCTCTAAGCATAAACTCGTCAGTCTCATAGACAGGTACTTATCGTTACAAACCAAAGGAAACCGCCGTGGTACCGAGCAGGTATGCCCGGTGGTGTGAGAGGGAGGAACCGTGAGGAACCTCCCTACTCGATTTACACCAACATAGCCTAAACCCAACGTCCGTGACACCAACCGCAATAAGGCTTATAGGGCTGCCAATTCGAAGAAATCCCATTTCTTCTAACCACAACACAAAAATAAACGTTCATTTTTACTATCCCTCCGCGAAGATGGAAACGTCTGACAATCTTCGAACCACAGCATAAAATTAAATCGAAAGCGACGTTTTCTTCTCAGTCTTTTCAGCCAAAATATGGCCTGTCAATGGCCAAAATACAAAGACCAAACCATCCGCAATAAGGATCATAATCAGGCGGGGCAAAGTCAATTTGATATGATTATCTTGTTGTAGGTGATCAATTGTGGTTCTGGTAAATGTTGGATTTACCCCAAGATGGGGAACATCTGTTAATGAAAAAAGGAATTTGCTAATAGAGGTAAAATGGTCTATACTATTATTGTGAGTGTCAGTTAATTATATATCCGGTGTTATTCGAATTGCAGAGTAAGAGGTATAAGACTTTCAGAGTCTGAGACTCGTTCCGAGGTCATCCCGAAGGCAGAATGATGTGGCTCGTCAATGGCAGAAATATCGTCAGCGTCTTAGCTGCACGCTTGACCGGCATATTGGTTGAGAGAGTGCAGGAAAGCCCCCGGCAATCTTTTTCAATATCTTCGGGGTAATCGATTATGAAGTACAACGGCTTTCAGAACGATCCTCATTCTCCTCGATCGAAGGAGAATCCAAATAGCAAAGTTGTCCCTTTTGAAAAGAAGAAGAGAAAAGTCTGTCCGCAGACAGAGCAATCGTCGGTTGCTCAAATCATAGCTTTTCCAAACCGCCCCGCAAAGGGCAATGACCCACCAAAGAGCCGACACCTTCTTTGGGGACTCGAAACACTGAGATTGAGCAGATTGATCGGGTTGATCATTCTCTTCCTGATCCTGGCCTTACTGCTAACTCTTTGATGAAGAATTCCTTCCCTCATCTCCTGCCGAATATGGTATTATATGATGCACTATGAGGATAAACAATCATGAAATCATCGCTTACTCTGCACCTTCCAGAAGAATTAAAGCAAAAGGTAGAGCAGGAAGCTAAACTGAATAAAGTTACCGTAAACCAGTATATTGTTTATACCCTGACAAAGGAAATATCAGTTCGAGAGGCTGAACGGTGGCTCAGAGACAGGATTGAGCAGGCCCCATCCGGGGAAGATGCGCTGCAGCTTTTGGAATCAATTGTTCCTGATAGAGCCCCTTTTCCTGAAGACAGGCTATAAAGGGCACGTAGAACCAGGCCAGCATGAAACCAGGCAAACAGAATCATCAAAACCATTTCCAGGGGTTATCGGACCAGCAGGCAGCCGAGCGGATCCGGACTGAAGGGTATAATGAGATTCCGGTGCGGGGAATGCGCACGGGGCTTGCGATCACCCTGGAGGTCGTCAGGGAGCCCATGTTCCTGCTGCTTGTGGGCAGCGGGCTGATTTATCTGCTGTTGGGAGACCCTGGCGAAGCCCTCATGCTCCTTGGGTTTGTGGTTGTCATCATGGCTACCACCATTTTCCAGGAGCGGAAAACGGAGCGGGCGCTTGAAGCGCTGCGGAAGATGGCCAGCCCAAGAGCCCTGGTCATTCGCGGCGGCAAGGAAAAGCGCATCCCAGGGCGTGAAGTTGTCCGGGGGGATATTCTGCTTCTGGCCGAAGGAGACCGGGTACCGGCCGATGGGGTGCTCCTGTCGGCCAGTGAGCTGGCAATCGATGAATCCCTGCTGACCGGCGAATCCGTTCCGGTCAGAAAAGCTGCCTGGGACGGCAAGCAGAATATGCAAAGTCCGGGCGGGGATGATCTGCCCTTTGTCTATTCGGGAACCCTGGTGGTGCAGGGGCAGGGGGTGGCTGAGGTCCGGCTGGTCGGCAGCCGGACGGAAATGGGCAAAATCGGTCATTCCCTGCAGCAGCTTGATTCGGGGAAAACCCTGCTGCAAAAGCAGACTAAATGCCTGGTCCGTGATCTGGCCCTTCTGGGAATCAGCGTCTGTATTCTGGTGGTGATCATTTTTGGCCTGACCAGGGGAGGGTGGCTTGAAGGAATCCTGGCCGGACTGACCCTGGCTATGGCTATTTTGCCGGAGGAGATCCCGGTCATTCTGACGGTTTTTCTGGCTCTTGGGGCCTGGCGGATTTCGAAGCAGCGGGTTTTGACCCGCCGGGTTTCAGCCATTGAGAGCCTTGGTTCGGCCACGCTCCTGTGCGTGGATAAAACCGGCACCCTCACCCAGAATCTGATGAGGGTCAAGACCCTGTATGCGGATCATGAATTCTACCCTGTTTCCTTCCAGGAGCCCAGGGCTTCACTGCCGGAGAAATTTCATTCTCTTATCGAATACAGCGTTCTGGCCAGCGAGATCAATCCCTTCGATCCTATGGAAAAAGCCCTGTATCATCTCAGGAAGCATTATCTGTCGGGTACGGAGCATATCCATCCGAACTGGGTGCTGGCTCATGAGTATCATTTGTCATCGGAGCTTCTGGCCATGTCCCATGTCTGGAAATCTCCTGATTCCAGTCACTATGTTATCGCTGCCAAGGGAGCGGTGGAAGCTATCTCCAGCTTATGCCACCTGCCTCCGGAGAGAAACCGGAAGCTGGCTGAGCAGGCTGAATGCATGGCCAATGAGGGTCTGCGGGTCATGGCCGTAGCCAGGGCCCTGTTCGACAGCAGCCGGATGCCGGAAAGTCAGCATGATTTCGACTTTCAGTTCCTGGGGATGATCGGTCTGGCTGATCCGCCGCGGCCTGCGGCAGCCGAGGCTATCAGGGATTGCCATGAAGCGGGAATCCGGGTGGTGATGATTACCGGCGATTATCCGGCTACAGCCAGGGCCATTGCCCGACAGATCGGCCTGACCGCATCGGACCGCTACCTTACCGGGCCTGAGCTTTCTGCCATGAGCGAGGAGGAATTGAGGGAAGAAGTGGGGCAGGTTGATATCTTTGCCCGCATGGTGCCTGAGCAGAAGGTGAATCTGGTTCAGGCATTTAAAGCCAGGGGCGAGATTGTGGCCATGACTGGCGACGGAGTCAATGATGCACCGGCCCTCAAGGCAGCCGATATCGGCGTGGCTATGGGCGGGCGCGGAACGGACGTGGCCAGAGAGGCGTCCTCCCTGGTTATTCTCGATGACGATTTTTCCTCGATCGTCCAGGCTGTCCGATTGGGACGCCGGATACTGGACAATATCAAAAAAGCCATAGCCTATACCCTGGCTATCCATACGCCGATCATCGGCCTGTCACTGCTGCCGTTGTTCCTTCGCTGGCCCCTGATCTTCTCCCCCATCCATATTGTCTTTCTCGAATTAATCATTGACCCTGCCTGCTCCGTGGCCTTCGAAGCCGAGCCGGAAGAGGATGATGTAATGAGACGTCCGCCCCGGAGTCCAAAAGAGCCTCTGTTTGGCCGCAGGCTTATGCTGTTGAGCATTTGCCAGGGGATTCTTGTCCTGGTACTGCTGGCGGCGATTTATGGCCGAACCATCTTTCTTGGGCAGGGTGCTGTACGGGCACGCACGTTGACCTTTACCACCCTGATTC carries:
- a CDS encoding transposase, whose translation is MGLRTKHTPVFKAKVALEALKEEKTSAELAGEYQVHPGQIRKWKQIAKDGLVGIFNGKEKREDKDKAELIQQLYQQIGQLKVELDWLKKKSGLSS
- a CDS encoding cation-translocating P-type ATPase; translation: MKPGKQNHQNHFQGLSDQQAAERIRTEGYNEIPVRGMRTGLAITLEVVREPMFLLLVGSGLIYLLLGDPGEALMLLGFVVVIMATTIFQERKTERALEALRKMASPRALVIRGGKEKRIPGREVVRGDILLLAEGDRVPADGVLLSASELAIDESLLTGESVPVRKAAWDGKQNMQSPGGDDLPFVYSGTLVVQGQGVAEVRLVGSRTEMGKIGHSLQQLDSGKTLLQKQTKCLVRDLALLGISVCILVVIIFGLTRGGWLEGILAGLTLAMAILPEEIPVILTVFLALGAWRISKQRVLTRRVSAIESLGSATLLCVDKTGTLTQNLMRVKTLYADHEFYPVSFQEPRASLPEKFHSLIEYSVLASEINPFDPMEKALYHLRKHYLSGTEHIHPNWVLAHEYHLSSELLAMSHVWKSPDSSHYVIAAKGAVEAISSLCHLPPERNRKLAEQAECMANEGLRVMAVARALFDSSRMPESQHDFDFQFLGMIGLADPPRPAAAEAIRDCHEAGIRVVMITGDYPATARAIARQIGLTASDRYLTGPELSAMSEEELREEVGQVDIFARMVPEQKVNLVQAFKARGEIVAMTGDGVNDAPALKAADIGVAMGGRGTDVAREASSLVILDDDFSSIVQAVRLGRRILDNIKKAIAYTLAIHTPIIGLSLLPLFLRWPLIFSPIHIVFLELIIDPACSVAFEAEPEEDDVMRRPPRSPKEPLFGRRLMLLSICQGILVLVLLAAIYGRTIFLGQGAVRARTLTFTTLILANLTLILTNRSWCSTLVGSCRRKNGALWAILASAPLLLGLVLYLPWLRQLFQFSPLSPCDLLRCLGGGIASLILLEGLKLFFLPPKGSS